From a single Candidatus Abyssobacteria bacterium SURF_5 genomic region:
- a CDS encoding chromosome segregation protein SMC, protein MGTPKNKVLRFTRITIANWRNFSRVEVELQRRVLLIGANALGKSNFLDVFRFLHDVVSVGGGFQEAVRRRRGIASLRSLSAQRPSDIMIKAHIGTGDEPSLWEYDLSLNQDRTRGPIVRQEKVSRNGKNILIRPNQKDRSDPQRLTQTYLEQVHANEPFREVADFFASIHYLHIVPQLMREPERISGREESLGSDFLEQIARVPKSIRDARLRKIVDAMHVAVPQLKQLELWRDEQGRPHLRGRYEHWRSQAAWQTEEQFSDGTLRLLGLLWAMLDGTGPLLMEEPELSLHPEVVRLIPQMFARVQRRYGRQILLSTHSNELLRDEGIGLDEVLLFQPGEGTSVTPASSFEEVKALLQGGSPLADAVMPHTRPPKVEQLMLFGD, encoded by the coding sequence ATGGGCACTCCGAAGAACAAGGTGCTCCGGTTCACCCGCATCACAATAGCGAACTGGCGCAATTTCTCGCGGGTCGAAGTCGAGCTGCAGCGCCGGGTTCTGCTCATAGGGGCGAACGCGCTTGGCAAATCGAATTTCCTCGACGTGTTCCGCTTTCTCCACGACGTGGTGTCGGTCGGCGGCGGTTTTCAGGAGGCGGTTCGCAGGCGGCGTGGAATTGCAAGCCTGCGCTCTCTGTCAGCGCAGCGCCCATCCGATATCATGATCAAGGCTCACATAGGAACCGGAGACGAGCCCTCGCTGTGGGAATACGATTTGAGTCTGAATCAGGATAGGACGCGGGGGCCGATCGTCAGACAGGAAAAAGTTTCGAGGAACGGAAAGAATATCCTTATCCGTCCGAACCAGAAGGACAGGAGCGATCCGCAACGGCTGACGCAGACGTATCTCGAACAGGTTCATGCGAATGAACCGTTTCGCGAGGTGGCCGATTTCTTCGCCTCGATCCATTACCTTCACATCGTTCCGCAGCTGATGCGCGAGCCCGAGCGCATATCCGGCCGCGAAGAATCGCTCGGGAGCGATTTTCTCGAGCAGATAGCGCGAGTTCCCAAAAGCATACGCGACGCGCGTCTCCGGAAGATCGTGGATGCGATGCATGTCGCCGTCCCTCAGCTCAAACAACTCGAGCTGTGGCGGGATGAGCAGGGCAGGCCGCACCTGCGCGGCAGGTACGAGCATTGGCGCTCGCAGGCGGCGTGGCAGACCGAGGAGCAGTTTTCAGATGGAACTTTGCGCCTGTTGGGGCTTCTGTGGGCGATGCTGGATGGGACGGGTCCGCTGCTCATGGAGGAGCCCGAACTTTCGCTGCACCCTGAGGTTGTACGCCTAATCCCGCAGATGTTTGCGCGCGTACAGCGCCGCTACGGCCGGCAGATACTGCTGAGCACTCATTCGAATGAGTTGTTACGCGATGAAGGCATCGGGCTGGACGAGGTGCTCCTGTTTCAGCCGGGCGAAGGGACGTCCGTCACCCCCGCGAGCAGCTTCGAGGAAGTCAAGGCTCTCCTTCAGGGAGGCTCGCCTCTCGCGGATGCCGTCATGCCGCACACCCGCCCGCCGAAGGTCGAACAGTTGATGCTTTTTGGAGACTGA